One Olsenella sp. oral taxon 807 DNA segment encodes these proteins:
- a CDS encoding RHS repeat domain-containing protein, with protein sequence MHRDGDQGPSDAGGAAGRLGEGWSDSFDYGLTIGGGLADATLPGGMHACFTGDDEAGYTPLFGARYRLRREGEGHVLTLPGGTELSFDARGRALVARGKNGLSLSFAYEEGRLSSVTSSAGSVSLSYGEGGRLSGVSDSAGRSVSYGWEGGRLSSVTNADGNTMTLSWDGSGLLSRMSDYDASALIENRYDDRGRVTSQWSKSTGTTGISYDAEGRTNSATDALGHKSSVTYDAEGRIARSVSDGHERTVSYDERGFRSSETDWLGNVTRYECDARGNVTARHLPDGTVERLGWDKENRLTSSTSAGGATTTYAWGEAGDLASVTDPLGNVTSYGYDGDHNRISVTDALGNVTRLGWDEAGRLASVTDASGARASIGYDGAGRVATLTDGLGNVTGYEYLPGGALARRVDAAGGAWAFEYDASGRRTKATAPDGTSTLWAYDEAGRPATQTDAAGNETRLEWDALGGLAGVTDAAGNRVAYTCDSDGNVTSVTDALGNVRSLERDDNGRPVRSTDARGNATTYSWDPCGRLLEVTDADGTARAEYDADGRPVRVTDRTGAQTSYAWDAAGRLASVTDALGNVTSYERDALGQPTAVVDPLGAATRYSWDPCGRPLGVEGPTGEATSYVWDAAGRLERMRDATGETTLSHDALGDLTELTWPDGTSERWERDALGRPLSATDRAGAVTRYSWDAVGDLVRVTDPLGGQTSYGHDALGNVTSLTDAGGVTRRWSYDGRGLVSSASDALGNVTSYSWDAEGDLASERDPDGRTVTWERDAAGRPVAVTGSGGVHDRYTWDAEGALTSMEGEGGTTSFGRDALGRITSTRYPGGEVASYAYDACGRRESLTYPDGTVARWSWDAAGRLVGVDDDGRATSYAYDAAGRLASTRTPDGWREDWAYDAAGLAASRVTTTADGGRHEASWAYDAAGRLTSRREQGVAGGDPGASGDYAYDACGRLVLASDASGERTYAWDAAGRLARERSGAGETSYSWDAAGRLASREGPGGREDYSYDGRGDMVLSRFLKDGRVGFTSWSYDGLGRPALALGSEGAGRWSRDPVGAVVSGSGGEVLRDYASPGLEALVRRGPDGASERSAWGLSRVGVTTPGGRALVPHADWLGTERSWGSAADGSAAGWASLDEWGSELPGGRDAGAGGLWAGLEGLCGPEGGWSAGPRAYSPASRAFLSPDPEAPDAPDPATAAAHACAGGSPPSVVDPSGGRATPAQGGWDEQGWRATQARRAVAAGARDAAGLAGIAGQAHRVLLRARLRHRRQGAEDDPRREPARGPRRGGHDPGPRGLRRRRRERRPLRLGGRLGGRGHVRRAQGLRHLQGGQGGLLLDQVRLSRRRHGEGGHAGRGVRVPHVVAREVRLQVVQGRGGRLRARGGRERERGRHSPLRPSLRRGRGEGGEEGEQVRLARGRRGGGCCE encoded by the coding sequence GTGCACAGGGACGGCGACCAGGGCCCCTCCGACGCCGGCGGCGCGGCCGGCAGGCTCGGCGAGGGCTGGTCCGACAGCTTCGACTACGGCCTCACGATAGGCGGCGGCCTGGCCGACGCCACGCTGCCGGGGGGCATGCACGCCTGCTTCACGGGGGACGACGAGGCGGGCTACACGCCCCTGTTCGGCGCGAGGTACAGGCTCAGGCGGGAGGGCGAGGGGCACGTCCTGACCCTGCCCGGGGGCACGGAGCTCTCCTTCGACGCAAGGGGGCGCGCCCTCGTCGCGCGGGGCAAAAACGGCCTCTCACTCTCCTTCGCCTACGAGGAGGGCAGGCTCTCGTCCGTCACGAGCTCCGCAGGCAGCGTGAGCCTCTCGTACGGCGAGGGCGGCAGGCTCTCGGGCGTGTCCGACAGCGCCGGCCGCTCCGTGTCGTACGGCTGGGAGGGCGGCAGGCTCTCCTCGGTCACGAACGCGGACGGCAACACCATGACGCTCTCGTGGGACGGCTCGGGGCTCCTCTCCAGGATGAGCGACTACGACGCCTCCGCGCTCATCGAGAACCGCTACGACGACAGGGGCAGGGTCACGAGCCAGTGGTCCAAGTCCACCGGCACCACGGGCATCTCGTACGACGCCGAGGGACGCACGAACAGCGCGACGGACGCCCTCGGCCACAAGAGCTCGGTGACCTACGACGCCGAGGGCCGCATAGCCAGGAGCGTGTCGGACGGCCACGAGAGGACCGTGTCCTACGACGAGCGGGGCTTTCGCTCGAGCGAGACCGACTGGCTGGGCAACGTCACGCGCTACGAGTGCGACGCGCGCGGCAACGTCACGGCCAGGCACCTGCCGGACGGCACGGTCGAGCGCCTTGGCTGGGACAAGGAGAACAGGCTCACGAGCTCGACCTCCGCCGGCGGGGCCACCACCACCTACGCCTGGGGCGAGGCGGGCGACCTCGCCTCGGTGACGGACCCCCTGGGCAACGTGACCAGCTACGGCTACGACGGCGACCACAACAGGATCTCCGTGACCGACGCCCTGGGCAACGTCACGCGCCTCGGCTGGGACGAGGCGGGCAGGCTCGCCTCGGTGACGGACGCCTCGGGCGCCCGCGCCAGCATCGGCTACGACGGGGCCGGGCGCGTCGCCACGCTCACGGACGGCCTGGGCAACGTGACCGGCTACGAGTACCTGCCGGGCGGCGCCCTCGCGAGGAGGGTTGACGCCGCGGGCGGCGCCTGGGCCTTCGAGTACGACGCGTCGGGCAGGCGCACCAAGGCAACGGCGCCAGACGGCACGTCCACGCTCTGGGCCTACGACGAGGCGGGCAGGCCGGCCACGCAGACCGACGCCGCCGGCAACGAGACCCGCCTCGAGTGGGACGCCCTGGGCGGGCTTGCCGGCGTGACGGACGCCGCCGGCAACAGGGTGGCCTACACGTGCGACTCCGACGGCAACGTCACCTCCGTGACCGACGCCCTGGGCAACGTGCGCAGCCTCGAGCGGGACGACAACGGGCGCCCCGTGCGCTCCACCGACGCGAGGGGCAACGCCACGACCTACTCCTGGGACCCCTGCGGGCGCCTTCTGGAGGTCACGGATGCGGACGGCACGGCGCGCGCGGAGTACGACGCGGACGGCAGGCCCGTGCGCGTCACGGACAGGACGGGCGCCCAGACCTCCTACGCCTGGGACGCCGCAGGCAGGCTCGCCTCGGTGACGGACGCCCTCGGCAACGTGACCAGCTACGAGCGCGACGCGCTCGGGCAGCCCACGGCGGTGGTCGACCCCCTGGGTGCGGCCACGCGCTACTCCTGGGACCCCTGCGGGCGCCCCCTCGGGGTCGAAGGCCCCACGGGGGAGGCGACCTCGTACGTCTGGGACGCCGCCGGCAGGCTCGAGCGCATGCGCGACGCGACCGGCGAGACGACGCTCTCCCATGACGCCCTGGGCGATCTCACGGAGCTGACCTGGCCCGACGGCACGTCCGAGCGCTGGGAGCGCGACGCCCTGGGAAGGCCGCTGTCCGCGACCGACCGCGCGGGCGCGGTCACGCGCTACTCCTGGGACGCCGTGGGCGACCTCGTGCGGGTGACGGACCCCCTGGGCGGCCAGACGAGCTACGGCCACGACGCCCTGGGCAACGTCACCTCGCTGACGGACGCGGGGGGCGTCACGAGGCGCTGGTCCTACGACGGGCGCGGCCTCGTCTCGTCGGCGAGCGACGCCCTGGGAAACGTCACCTCCTACTCCTGGGACGCCGAGGGCGACCTGGCATCCGAGCGCGACCCAGACGGGCGCACCGTGACCTGGGAGCGCGACGCGGCCGGCCGCCCCGTGGCCGTCACGGGCAGCGGCGGCGTCCATGACCGCTACACCTGGGACGCCGAGGGCGCCCTCACCTCCATGGAGGGGGAGGGCGGGACGACGTCCTTCGGGCGCGACGCCCTCGGCAGGATCACCTCGACGCGCTACCCGGGAGGCGAGGTCGCCTCCTACGCCTACGACGCCTGCGGCAGGAGGGAGTCGCTCACCTACCCGGACGGCACGGTGGCGAGGTGGTCGTGGGACGCCGCCGGGCGCCTGGTGGGCGTGGACGACGACGGCCGGGCCACCAGCTACGCCTACGACGCGGCGGGCCGGCTCGCCTCCACCCGGACGCCCGACGGCTGGCGCGAGGACTGGGCCTACGACGCGGCGGGCCTCGCGGCCTCACGGGTGACCACCACGGCCGACGGCGGGAGGCACGAGGCCTCCTGGGCCTACGACGCCGCAGGAAGGCTCACCTCCAGGCGCGAGCAGGGGGTGGCCGGGGGTGACCCCGGCGCCTCCGGCGACTACGCCTACGACGCATGCGGACGGCTGGTCCTTGCCTCCGACGCCTCGGGGGAGCGCACCTACGCCTGGGACGCCGCGGGCAGGCTCGCGCGCGAGCGCTCGGGCGCCGGGGAGACCTCGTACTCCTGGGACGCCGCAGGCAGGCTCGCGAGCAGGGAGGGTCCAGGCGGCAGGGAGGACTACTCCTACGATGGCAGGGGCGACATGGTCCTGTCCCGCTTCCTCAAGGATGGGCGCGTGGGCTTCACCTCCTGGTCCTACGACGGCCTGGGCAGGCCCGCCCTGGCCCTGGGGAGCGAGGGGGCGGGCCGCTGGTCGCGCGACCCCGTGGGCGCCGTGGTCTCCGGCTCGGGCGGCGAGGTGCTTCGCGACTACGCCTCGCCGGGGCTCGAGGCCCTCGTGCGGCGCGGGCCGGACGGCGCCTCCGAGCGCTCGGCCTGGGGCCTCTCCCGCGTGGGCGTGACGACCCCGGGCGGACGGGCGCTCGTCCCCCACGCCGACTGGCTGGGCACGGAGCGCTCCTGGGGCTCGGCCGCGGACGGCTCCGCGGCGGGCTGGGCGTCCCTCGACGAGTGGGGGTCCGAGCTGCCCGGCGGGCGCGACGCCGGCGCGGGCGGGCTGTGGGCCGGCCTCGAGGGGCTCTGTGGCCCCGAGGGGGGCTGGTCGGCGGGCCCGAGGGCCTACTCGCCCGCATCGAGGGCGTTCCTCTCGCCCGACCCGGAGGCGCCCGACGCGCCCGACCCCGCCACGGCGGCCGCCCACGCCTGCGCGGGGGGCTCGCCGCCCTCGGTGGTCGACCCCTCGGGAGGCAGGGCCACGCCCGCGCAGGGCGGGTGGGACGAGCAGGGCTGGAGGGCGACGCAGGCCCGGAGGGCCGTGGCGGCCGGCGCCCGCGACGCGGCCGGGCTCGCGGGGATCGCAGGGCAGGCGCACCGAGTCCTACTCCGGGCTCGTCTGCGGCACCGTCGCCAGGGGGCAGAGGACGACCCACGCCGCGAGCCCGCACGGGGTCCCCGACGTGGCGGGCATGATCCCGGGCCCCGTGGGCTTCGCCGCAGACGTCGCGAACGCCGGCCTCTGCGTCTGGGAGGGCGACTGGGCGGGCGCGGGCATGTCCGCCGCGCCCAGGGTCTTCGACATCTTCAGGGCGGGCAGGGCGGCCTCCTCCTCGACCAGGTTCGCCTCTCGCGGCGACGACATGGCGAGGGCGGCCACGCGGGGCGAGGGGTTCGCGTCCCGCACGTGGTCGCGCGCGAAGTCCGCCTTCAGGTCGTTCAGGGACGAGGTGGGCGACTTCGCGCGCGAGGTGGCCGGGAGCGAGAGCGGGGCCGTCACTCCCCGCTTCGTCCTTCCCTTCGGCGAGGACGTGGCGAGGGCGGCGAAGAAGGTGAGCAAGTTCGCCTCGCACGGGGACGACGTGGCGGGGGCTGTTGCGAATAG
- a CDS encoding aldo/keto reductase encodes MDKDVACATPKLGFGLMRLPRRLGRIDIRQVSQMVDAFLEGGFTYFDTAYVYVGSEDAVAKALVKRHPRESYTLASKLYAPIALSERSARKQLEASLRRTGAGYLDYYLLHALSRSNYRKYERLHLWDYAQRQREAGLIKHVGFSFHSDPELLDQLLLEHPEVDFVQLQLNYADWESASVMSRQNYEVARRHGKPIVVMEPVKGGKLANPPREAARLMREASPDMSCASWAVRFVASLEGILTVLSGMSNLAQMQDNLSYMRDFRPLDEREHALIRRVQAIVGTSPIIPCTACQYCVKGCPKHIPIPDVFAAMNLRLGDGLIEAARLAYGKATGGRGLASDCIRCGQCNHVCTQNIDVMARLRETALALE; translated from the coding sequence ATGGATAAGGACGTGGCTTGCGCCACACCAAAGCTGGGATTTGGGCTCATGCGGCTTCCCCGCAGGCTGGGGCGCATCGACATCAGGCAGGTGTCGCAGATGGTCGACGCCTTCCTGGAGGGCGGCTTCACGTACTTCGACACCGCCTATGTGTACGTGGGCTCGGAGGATGCCGTCGCCAAGGCGCTCGTCAAGCGCCACCCGCGCGAGTCGTACACGCTCGCGAGCAAGCTCTACGCCCCCATAGCGCTATCGGAGAGGTCCGCACGCAAGCAGCTCGAGGCCTCCCTCAGGCGCACGGGCGCGGGCTACCTCGACTACTACCTCCTACATGCCCTCTCGCGCAGCAACTACCGAAAGTACGAGCGCCTGCACCTGTGGGACTACGCACAAAGGCAGAGGGAGGCCGGGCTCATCAAGCACGTGGGGTTCTCGTTCCACTCCGACCCAGAGCTGCTTGACCAGCTGCTCCTCGAGCACCCAGAGGTCGACTTCGTGCAGCTGCAGCTCAACTACGCCGACTGGGAGAGCGCGAGCGTGATGTCCCGGCAGAACTACGAGGTCGCGCGCAGGCACGGCAAGCCCATCGTGGTCATGGAGCCCGTCAAGGGCGGCAAGCTGGCAAACCCACCGCGCGAGGCGGCGCGCCTGATGAGGGAGGCCTCACCCGACATGTCCTGCGCCTCGTGGGCTGTGCGCTTCGTGGCCTCGCTCGAGGGCATCCTCACCGTGCTCTCGGGCATGTCCAACCTCGCCCAGATGCAAGACAACCTCTCCTACATGCGCGACTTCAGGCCGCTCGACGAGCGCGAGCACGCACTCATCCGCAGGGTACAGGCCATCGTGGGCACATCGCCCATCATCCCGTGCACGGCCTGCCAGTACTGCGTCAAGGGATGCCCCAAGCACATCCCCATACCCGACGTGTTCGCCGCCATGAACCTGCGCCTGGGAGACGGACTCATAGAGGCGGCGAGGCTCGCGTACGGGAAGGCCACGGGCGGGAGGGGACTGGCGTCCGACTGCATCCGATGCGGGCAGTGCAACCATGTCTGCACGCAGAACATCGACGTCATGGCCAGGCTGCGGGAGACGGCGCTGGCCCTGGAGTAG
- a CDS encoding ABC transporter ATP-binding protein has translation MSDEKRDVAAGVDAAGADDVAKADDAARGAAGVPAIEYRHVTKAFEGESNDTSKLALDDVSLSIGRGEFVCVIGSSGGGKTTLLKMANGLVMPTSGDVLVDGKNVRNTDLVELRRNIGYAIQGSVLFPHMTVEQNISYVPNLWNGRDHERTRGAVRKWMGIVGLDDDLLERFPAELSGGQQQRVGIARALAASPDILLMDEPFGAVDEITRGQLQCEMRRIYEKTSITVMFVTHDIREALRLGTRVAVVDGGHVLQYAEPAELLAHPTDGFVQRLVAGISPEDLEWRRT, from the coding sequence ATGAGCGATGAGAAGCGAGACGTCGCGGCAGGTGTGGACGCGGCGGGGGCAGACGACGTGGCGAAGGCAGACGATGCGGCACGCGGCGCCGCAGGCGTGCCGGCCATTGAGTACCGCCATGTGACCAAGGCCTTCGAGGGCGAGTCGAATGACACGAGCAAGCTCGCGCTCGACGACGTCTCGCTCTCCATAGGCCGCGGGGAGTTCGTTTGCGTCATAGGCTCGTCGGGCGGCGGCAAGACCACGCTGCTCAAGATGGCCAACGGTCTGGTGATGCCCACGTCTGGCGACGTGCTCGTTGACGGCAAAAACGTGCGGAACACCGACTTGGTCGAGCTTCGACGCAACATCGGCTACGCCATACAGGGTAGCGTGCTCTTTCCGCACATGACGGTTGAGCAGAACATTTCCTATGTGCCCAACCTCTGGAACGGACGCGACCATGAGCGCACCCGTGGGGCCGTGCGCAAGTGGATGGGCATCGTGGGCCTCGACGATGACCTGCTCGAGCGCTTCCCGGCGGAGCTTTCTGGCGGGCAGCAGCAGCGCGTGGGCATTGCGCGGGCGCTTGCCGCATCGCCTGACATCCTGCTCATGGACGAGCCCTTTGGCGCCGTGGACGAGATCACGCGTGGCCAGCTTCAGTGCGAGATGCGCCGCATCTACGAGAAGACGAGCATCACGGTGATGTTCGTGACGCATGACATACGCGAGGCGCTGCGGCTGGGCACGCGCGTGGCCGTGGTGGACGGAGGGCATGTGCTGCAGTACGCCGAGCCGGCCGAGCTGCTCGCGCACCCCACTGATGGCTTTGTGCAGAGGCTCGTTGCGGGCATCTCGCCAGAGGACCTGGAGTGGAGGAGGACGTAG
- a CDS encoding ATP-binding protein — protein MTATNPGSGRWGTVLGDDQMAAAVIDRVCHHGRLLRLGGESHRAGHAPVSGKGAARRRRETARGMASCSGAPVATSLPSVTPDARCVTCPTTPYSRQGATDSPVTGQSTCGWRRCAVTAPTRWGSSGARPSSDRMASPRGHRTGDPPVSVGRPGREAPDLGDRRPNPVRTLPESWCDFCSI, from the coding sequence ATGACGGCCACCAACCCGGGGTCCGGCAGATGGGGGACCGTCCTCGGCGACGACCAGATGGCTGCGGCAGTCATCGACCGCGTCTGCCACCACGGGAGGCTGCTCCGGCTCGGGGGCGAGTCGCACCGCGCCGGGCATGCGCCCGTGTCGGGGAAGGGGGCGGCGCGACGGCGGCGGGAGACGGCCCGGGGGATGGCGTCGTGCTCCGGGGCACCCGTGGCGACATCGCTGCCCTCGGTGACCCCGGACGCGCGTTGCGTCACGTGTCCGACGACGCCATACTCTCGGCAAGGTGCGACGGACTCCCCCGTGACGGGACAGTCGACCTGTGGATGGAGGAGGTGCGCCGTGACGGCCCCGACGCGCTGGGGTTCGTCTGGTGCGAGGCCGTCCTCCGACCGGATGGCGAGCCCCCGGGGCCATCGGACTGGCGACCCTCCCGTCTCGGTCGGGCGACCAGGACGGGAGGCACCGGATTTGGGCGACAGACGCCCAAATCCGGTGCGAACTCTGCCCGAATCCTGGTGCGATTTTTGCTCAATTTAA
- a CDS encoding polymorphic toxin type 50 domain-containing protein yields the protein MAGHGGHQGGGGIPRGTMGDARDLSERFAGEGQVLDREGRRRRVDFGQIIGLCIDPETGRSGEATMGTVHTSERKGEHIVPARPRNWPWERGR from the coding sequence ATGGCGGGACATGGCGGCCACCAGGGAGGCGGGGGCATCCCCCGTGGGACGATGGGCGACGCGCGGGACCTGTCGGAGAGGTTCGCAGGCGAGGGTCAGGTGCTTGATAGGGAAGGAAGGCGGAGGCGCGTCGACTTTGGGCAGATTATCGGCCTGTGCATCGACCCCGAAACGGGGAGGTCGGGCGAGGCGACGATGGGGACAGTCCACACATCGGAGAGGAAAGGCGAGCACATAGTCCCCGCGAGGCCGAGGAACTGGCCATGGGAGCGAGGGCGATGA
- a CDS encoding PD-(D/E)XK nuclease family transposase, with the protein MAQARRDMGELRPIDDLMFRVMARDEAFCGELLGVLLQDRGLTVVKSTPQSHVTNARGRSAVLDALCELSDGRLVNVEVQRADDDDLQRRVRYYASLVTTDRTPPGARFADVPDVCVALVCEFDPLGEGCPLYHVDRVVREGGRALDNGLEELYVNALARDGGEVSALMRVFTEAEAYDEARFPETSRVKRRLRETEEGREDMGSVIEEIREEIRAECIAEGEERGTLKTLVRLVRDGLVSVQDAAASAGVNADEIRRVLAQGSARTAPAPGRVRT; encoded by the coding sequence ATGGCACAGGCGAGGCGGGACATGGGCGAGCTGAGGCCCATAGACGACCTGATGTTTCGGGTGATGGCGAGGGACGAGGCCTTCTGCGGGGAGCTCCTGGGGGTGCTGCTCCAGGACAGGGGGCTCACGGTCGTGAAGAGCACCCCGCAGTCCCACGTCACGAACGCGCGGGGCCGCTCGGCGGTCCTCGACGCCCTCTGCGAGCTCTCCGACGGCAGGCTCGTGAACGTGGAGGTGCAGCGCGCCGACGATGACGACCTCCAGAGGCGGGTGCGCTACTACGCCTCGCTCGTGACGACCGACAGGACGCCCCCGGGCGCGCGCTTCGCCGACGTCCCGGACGTCTGCGTGGCGCTCGTCTGCGAGTTCGACCCCCTCGGGGAGGGCTGCCCGCTGTATCATGTGGACAGGGTCGTCAGGGAGGGCGGGCGTGCGCTCGACAACGGCCTCGAGGAGCTCTACGTGAACGCCCTGGCGAGGGACGGCGGCGAGGTCTCGGCCCTCATGAGGGTGTTCACAGAGGCCGAGGCGTACGACGAGGCGCGCTTCCCGGAGACGTCGAGGGTGAAGAGAAGGCTCAGGGAGACGGAGGAGGGGCGAGAGGACATGGGCAGCGTCATAGAGGAGATCCGAGAGGAGATCCGCGCGGAGTGCATCGCGGAGGGCGAGGAGAGGGGGACGCTCAAGACGCTCGTCCGGCTCGTGCGCGACGGGCTCGTGAGCGTGCAGGACGCCGCCGCATCGGCGGGGGTGAACGCCGACGAGATCAGGCGCGTACTCGCGCAGGGGTCGGCGCGCACCGCGCCCGCCCCCGGGAGGGTCCGCACCTGA